A segment of the Trifolium pratense cultivar HEN17-A07 linkage group LG7, ARS_RC_1.1, whole genome shotgun sequence genome:
aaagatgctgcagcatcctcgtacagcatcctgatgctctgttttaagtgcagaattttttctgtcaatctcgttcaagatttgcttcaaatattaattccagcacgtgtgtatatgcaagacgagacttactgcacaagaattgtccaagtcggcctaaggaaagttattaaaaacaaaaatataattatattatatttttgttcgctttttttttgtttggtacaacacaaaacatattttcaattttaatctaggtttggccgcagCTGTTGCAAGGGTTTCTGTCTGCAaccctagcttgcccatcaagacattgaagactataaatatgtgaagcctcaagctattattttcatgtattctaaaccgtgttctttacaaagtgtgagtttttagggtttagagtttgtgtcttttgtcagcctttcttgtgtcaatctgatgcaagtttaggactgtgtttgtgttgtttattgtaagctgctcctaagctttgaagcacggagttagtgtgtgtgattcactcataagcttttaagcaagagtgtggtctagtttctaggagagtgtctccatcttgatcgttattattgacagcaacatggtatgtgttgttagagggaatttgggacggggtctcattatctaagaggttcttaggtaggattgcacgggtagtgtctaggtgataagtcaagtaccgggtgttggtcgagggctttgaactagagctattatagtggattcattcctggattggtatcccccagagtaggtgacgttgcactgaactgggttaacaatttcctgtcttatttattgttctgcaatttatttatttatttactgtgttctgcgactgtcttgctgcaacgtgtgctatagcatcttgtgcagcattgtgttcactgcgtgccagatttcagaAGAAATGCATCCGAAGAAGGCAGGGCAGTGTCCTTGGTTACAACATGATTCACGATTGGTGCCATGGAGGGAACAATTGTATCTGAAACTAAGAGAGTTTCGTTCACCGATTTGGAAGCAACAATTTCTTCTTGCAATAATTTCTGCTCACTAACAGAAGGAACCTCGATCTGTTTTGCAGATAAACGAAATTCATCATGCATCAACAAATTGGTATTCAACGGTTCTGGTGTAGGGATGTATTTGGGTGAGTTCGATGCACCATGGGAAGAGCTCGGCGAGCAGTTGTAGTGTTGCAGTAGAATCTCCAACTTGGAGATGATTCTGTCGAAAGCAACGTTGTTGTGAGCGTACATTTTCTCCCATCGATCCCATCGATCTTTTTCGGCGATGTTCTTCACGTACTCTGCCATGGTGAGAATGAAAGCACCAATGTAGTGATACTAAAATTGAATAGGAAATAAAGCTATGATAGGAATCATAGTTGCAATACAAAAGGAATTTGAGATGTGAAAAGAGAGTTTGGGAGAGAAGAATAACAACTTCACCAATCacataaaaatgagaaataacTCTTAGTTCACTATATATACTATCCATGTGTGATAAAATCCCTTAGTGTGATAATTCGCATCAAGCTTAACAGAATGACCTTCATTTGCCTCTTGTGAGACCCTCCACTCCTCATTTGCTGACTCATTAGTTTCCAGACCCTTCCCTTTATTTTGTCTCATTACACACCATTAGCATTTACAAGAATATATCCGTTGATTTTTGCATCCAGCTCTGTCAAATATATTGCAAGTGAGAGGAGGGAAATCATGGAATAGTCAACTGCATAATAGTTAAAGACTTAAAGGGCTAAAGTTCATGGTAAATTTTCAtacttttatgatttttagACAGATCTATACATTGGGTGATATTTTCACTGTTGGGTTTAGTCCAGACTTTT
Coding sequences within it:
- the LOC123898074 gene encoding uncharacterized protein LOC123898074 — its product is MRQNKGKGLETNESANEEWRVSQEANEEYVKNIAEKDRWDRWEKMYAHNNVAFDRIISKLEILLQHYNCSPSSSHGASNSPKYIPTPEPLNTNLLMHDEFRLSAKQIEVPSVSEQKLLQEEIVASKSVNETLLVSDTIVPSMAPIVNHVVTKDTALPSSDAFLPFLEPILEPESVCETKMVETVTPTCDVDNDVGKLAITECLME